A genomic region of Antennarius striatus isolate MH-2024 chromosome 16, ASM4005453v1, whole genome shotgun sequence contains the following coding sequences:
- the znf652 gene encoding zinc finger protein 652, with product MKSCKGLKEEVSVPSLGGMSQEEGRRAPVSQSFYHSPNADLDLTGKLYKREIGGKPYSVLVGNKMAAKTSISDQNIGQLPTQHVTPQHHQQYFREGGAGLEVGSQGSQAGNDDTSEDTEDDDEEEEGEDGEEGGFKREQIIVEVNLNNQTLHVSKGDNKTAADDSERAGSDDDNDEEEEDDEEEEEEESPDEEEEEEDDDEVDEIESQRTRSKRARRSSSSSAAPSQPRRKSLRTALSAAASGMTTRGRQKRMEPPKSKRRSSRSASSSASSTAAGGKAEEKEMLACEKCPRVFNTRWYLEKHMNVTHRRMQICDKCGKKFVLESELALHQQTDCEKNIQCVSCNKSFKKLWSLHEHIKIVHGYAEKKFSCEICEKKFYTMAHVRKHMVAHTKDMPFTCETCGKSFKRSMSLKVHSLQHSGEKPFRCENCDERFQYKYQLRSHMSIHIGHKQFMCQWCGKDFNMKQYFDEHMKTHTGEKPFICEICGKSFTSRPNMKRHRRTHTGEKPYPCEVCGQRFRFSNMLKAHKEKCFRVTSPVVLQTSAPPVPVRIFANTFSSSSSSGPGPSAATNASSPMGGPMPPRGPVGHAFSHVQLHSTPVHHHPHAQTTQQHLSNAPPLAPPHPHHHLAVPAVSHLPPPPALFKTEPLNHCGHEDSSYLHHMAASDKGSGAPQHQ from the exons ATGAAATCCTGCAAGGGCCTCAAGGAAGAGGTTTCCGTCCCGAGCCTTGGCGGGATGTCACAGGAGGAAGGACGCAGAGCGCCAGTGTCCCAGTCTTTCTATCACTCCCCCAATGCCGATCTGGACTTGACAGGCAAGCTTTATAAGAGGGAGATTGGTGGAAAGCCTTATTCTGTGTTAGTGGGCAATAAAATGGCAGCCAAGACGTCCATCAGCGATCAGAACATCGGTCAGCTGCCCACCCAGCATGTGACTCCACAGCATCATCAGCAGTATTTCAGAGAGGGGGGAGCGGGGCTGGAGGTGGGATCGCAGGGGTCCCAGGCCGGCAATGACGACACCTCTGAAGACACCGAAGACGAtgacgaggaagaagagggtGAGGACGGGGAGGAAGGGGGGTTCAAGCGCGAGCAGATCATTGTGGAGGTGAACCTGAACAACCAGACGCTTCACGTATCCAAAGGGGACAATAAAACCGCAGCCGACGACTCTGAAAGAGCCGGGAGCGACGATGAcaatgatgaggaggaggaggacgacgaggaggaagaggaagaggaaagccccgacgaagaagaggaagaagaagacgacgacGAGGTGGATGAGATTGAGAGTCAGAGAACGAGGTCAAAGAGGGCCCGTCGCAGCTCCAGCAGCTCGGCGGCGCCCAGCCAGCCGCGGAGGAAAAGCCTCAGAACGGCTCTGAGCGCCGCCGCCTCCGGgatgaccaccagggggcgacagaAGCGCATGGAGCCCCCCAAGAGCAAGCGCAGGTCATCCAGATCGGCCTCGTCCTCTGCCAGCTCCACGGCGGCAGGAGGGAaggcggaggagaaggagatgcTGGCGTGCGAGAAGTGCCCCAGAGTGTTCAACACCCGCTGGTACTTGGAGAAGCACATGAACGTCACACACAGGCGGATGCAGATCTGCGACAAGTGCGGAAAAAAGTTCGTCCTCGAGAGTGAGCTGGCCTTACACCAGCAGACGGACTGCGAGAAGAACATCCAG TGTGTCTCCTGCAACAAGTCTTTTAAGAAGCTCTGGTCGCTGCACGAACACATCAAGATCGTGCACGGCTACGCGGAGAAAAAGTTCTCATGTGAAATCTGTGAAAAGAAGTTCTACACTATGGCACACGTCCGTAAGCACATGGTTG CACACACTAAGGACATGCCGTTCACCTGTGAGACCTGCGGGAAGTCTTTCAAACGCAGCATGTCTTTAAAAGTTCACTCGCTGCAGCATTCTGGGGAGAAGCCCTTCCGCTGCGAG AACTGCGACGAGCGGTTCCAGTACAAGTACCAGCTCCGCTCCCACATGAGCATCCACATCGGACACAAGCAGTTCATGTGCCAGTGGTGCGGAAAAGACTTCAACATGAAACAGTATTTCGACGagcacatgaaaacacacacag GGGAGAAGCCGTTCATCTGTGAGATTTGCGGGAAGAGCTTCACCAGCCGGCCCAACATGAAGCGCCACCGCCGCACGCACACGGGGGAGAAGCCGTACCCCTGCGAGGTGTGCGGCCAGCGCTTCCGCTTCTCCAACATGCTCAAAGCACACAAAGAGAAGTGTTTCCGGGTCACCAGCCCGGTGGTTCTGCAGACCAGCGCCCCCCCTGTGCCTGTCCGGATCTTCGCCaacaccttctcctcctcctcctcatccggGCCCGGCCCTTCCGCCGCGACAAACGCCTCATCGCCGATGGGAGGGCCCATGCCGCCGCGAGGCCCGGTGGGGCACGCGTTCTCCCACGTGCAGCTGCACTCGACCCCCGTTCACCATCACCCCCACGCCCAGACGACCCAGCAGCACCTCTCCAACGCACCGCCGCTCGCCCCGCCTCACCCGCATCACCACCTGGCCGTGCCAGCGGTCTCCCACCTCCCACCGCCACCGGCGCTTTTTAAAACGGAGCCTTTAAACCACTGCGGGCACGAAGACAGCAGCTACCTGCACCACATGGCGGCGTCTGACAAGGGGTCCGGCGCCCCCCAGCACCAGTGA